A part of Paenarthrobacter sp. A20 genomic DNA contains:
- a CDS encoding DUF1992 domain-containing protein, protein MNAGNNAFRRKLERGAELRAVRGWGGSAQEDAELEAADAEERDKRRKVDDAARAEYLIRDAMQQGKFDNLKYAGKPIPGLGEHYDPDWWVKGLIQRERLSGIGPPAILLRIEDSELDAKLDQQYTDKQVRDILEDFNKRVIEARRQLQGGPPVITNLRDVDGELERWRERRAAVAPLEPEPAPDTKRTWWQRLWNGSG, encoded by the coding sequence GTGAATGCCGGGAACAACGCCTTCAGGCGAAAGCTTGAGCGTGGCGCGGAACTAAGGGCAGTGCGTGGATGGGGTGGCAGTGCCCAGGAGGACGCAGAGCTCGAAGCTGCGGATGCCGAGGAACGTGACAAGCGCCGGAAGGTGGACGACGCTGCCCGCGCTGAATACCTGATCCGCGACGCCATGCAGCAAGGCAAATTCGACAACCTCAAGTACGCGGGAAAACCCATCCCAGGGCTGGGGGAGCACTACGATCCCGACTGGTGGGTCAAAGGCCTCATCCAGCGCGAACGGCTCAGCGGCATCGGCCCTCCGGCCATTTTGCTGCGGATCGAGGACTCCGAACTCGACGCGAAGCTGGACCAGCAGTACACGGACAAACAGGTCCGGGACATTCTTGAGGATTTCAACAAACGCGTGATCGAGGCACGGCGGCAATTGCAGGGAGGCCCTCCGGTGATCACCAATCTCCGCGATGTGGACGGTGAACTGGAACGTTGGCGTGAGCGCCGGGCAGCCGTGGCTCCTCTTGAGCCCGAACCCGCGCCGGACACCAAGCGAACATGGTGGCAGCGACTTTGGAACGGCTCCGGCTAA
- a CDS encoding glutamine amidotransferase produces the protein MKPFLLLATRAEDAAADDEYQAYLRYCGLEPEELVRLRLESGPLPPLDLLDYSGVIVGGSPYTSSDPVEEKSAAQIRVEAELSALLDRIVAEDFPFLGACYGVGTLGVHQGAVIDRRFGEPVGPTEIKLTAEGERDPMLRGVPHSFEAFVGHKEACSELPEHAVLLASSAACPVHMFRIKNNLYATQFHPELDADGLITRINIYKNSGYFPPHTADELIESARQSSVTEPMRVLRNFTERYAR, from the coding sequence GTGAAGCCCTTCCTTTTGCTGGCCACCCGCGCTGAAGACGCCGCAGCCGATGACGAGTACCAGGCCTATCTCCGGTACTGCGGCCTGGAACCGGAAGAGCTTGTTCGTCTTCGGTTGGAATCCGGGCCGCTGCCGCCCCTGGATCTGTTGGACTACTCAGGCGTGATAGTTGGTGGCAGCCCTTACACCTCCAGCGATCCTGTGGAGGAGAAGAGCGCAGCCCAGATAAGGGTTGAAGCGGAGCTCTCGGCGTTGCTGGACCGGATTGTGGCCGAGGACTTCCCGTTCCTGGGCGCCTGCTACGGCGTTGGGACCCTTGGCGTGCATCAGGGGGCTGTGATCGATCGTCGCTTTGGCGAACCTGTGGGGCCCACGGAGATCAAGCTCACTGCTGAGGGAGAGCGGGACCCCATGCTTCGCGGTGTTCCGCACAGCTTCGAGGCGTTTGTGGGTCACAAGGAAGCATGCAGCGAACTACCCGAACACGCCGTGCTATTGGCCAGCTCGGCGGCCTGCCCCGTGCATATGTTCCGGATCAAGAACAACCTCTACGCCACGCAATTCCACCCCGAATTGGATGCCGACGGTCTCATCACCCGCATCAACATCTACAAGAACTCCGGCTACTTTCCCCCGCACACCGCCGATGAACTCATAGAATCGGCACGCCAGTCGTCCGTGACGGAGCCCATGCGCGTGCTCAGGAACTTCACGGAGCGCTACGCCCGCTAG
- a CDS encoding MFS transporter → MVVGTQSPEAAPAAPQLPKKIPWGGLLVLAAAGFTAVTTELLPSGLLPQISRDLGVDESAVGSLTAVYAAIIVFTALPLSRFLAGRVPRKTLLIATVLAFALSNVLLALSPTLGWAIGARLLGGIAHGMLWSSMAPYVARIVPAHSVGKAMAVVFSGNSIALAVGAPIGTLMGSLMTWRASFLVLAGVGALLAVLAFWLLPAAHDPGNQKTPSLRAAMKLPGVIAVAIAWPLLLLAHFTLFTYVAPFLLASGLPESATSLSLSVVGIASLVGIWIAGMTADSRPRSSVIAAVGLLTLAFALLPALGGTWVGAFGLMTLWGIAFGAVGIYNQAAILRAGGEHKDAANGLTVVTIQLGIAVGAVYGAFALTTAGAQWVPLAAAIPTAIALVIIIASRRGGYPAGGREKRR, encoded by the coding sequence TTGGTCGTCGGTACGCAATCGCCCGAGGCGGCACCTGCTGCACCGCAACTCCCCAAGAAGATCCCGTGGGGTGGCCTTCTGGTCCTGGCTGCGGCCGGTTTCACCGCAGTGACAACCGAACTGCTCCCATCGGGACTGCTCCCCCAAATCAGCCGGGACCTCGGAGTGGACGAATCGGCGGTCGGTTCCCTGACTGCGGTGTACGCAGCAATCATCGTCTTCACCGCGCTGCCGTTGTCGCGCTTCCTCGCCGGAAGAGTGCCCCGGAAGACCCTGCTCATCGCTACCGTTCTGGCGTTTGCCCTCAGCAATGTCCTGCTCGCCCTGAGCCCCACCTTGGGTTGGGCGATTGGAGCCAGGCTCTTGGGCGGCATCGCCCACGGCATGCTGTGGTCCAGCATGGCGCCGTATGTGGCGCGCATCGTTCCCGCACACTCCGTGGGCAAGGCCATGGCCGTAGTCTTCAGCGGTAACAGCATCGCCCTGGCCGTCGGTGCTCCCATCGGAACGTTGATGGGTTCGCTCATGACCTGGCGGGCCTCGTTCCTGGTGCTCGCCGGGGTGGGTGCGCTCCTGGCAGTATTGGCCTTCTGGCTCCTCCCCGCCGCACACGATCCTGGCAACCAGAAGACCCCGTCGCTCCGCGCAGCCATGAAGCTGCCGGGGGTCATCGCCGTCGCCATCGCGTGGCCGCTTTTGCTGCTGGCCCACTTCACGCTCTTCACCTACGTTGCCCCATTCCTCCTCGCCTCCGGGCTGCCGGAATCCGCTACGAGCCTTTCCCTGTCAGTGGTGGGCATCGCCAGCCTGGTGGGAATCTGGATTGCCGGCATGACCGCGGATTCACGCCCGCGCTCCTCGGTGATTGCCGCCGTCGGACTCTTGACGCTTGCTTTCGCACTGCTGCCCGCGTTGGGCGGCACCTGGGTGGGCGCGTTCGGACTGATGACACTCTGGGGTATCGCATTCGGAGCGGTCGGCATCTACAACCAGGCGGCCATTCTCCGTGCCGGCGGTGAACATAAGGATGCCGCCAACGGCCTCACCGTGGTGACCATCCAACTGGGTATCGCCGTCGGGGCTGTGTACGGGGCCTTCGCCCTGACCACGGCGGGTGCCCAATGGGTGCCGTTGGCGGCCGCGATTCCCACTGCGATTGCCTTGGTGATCATCATCGCCAGCCGTCGCGGCGGCTATCCTGCCGGGGGTCGCGAGAAACGCCGTTAA
- a CDS encoding LysR family transcriptional regulator — protein sequence MPQLSSGLTLQQLRYFIEVAAEGSISAAADLLYVAQPTMSAAMKDLEARVGRALLVRSARGVTLTADGVEFLGYARQVVEQFALLEQRYLGRPPRRRLLGVSTQHYSFAVDAFVRMVKASDVAEYEFSLRESRTWDIIEDVRTLRSEIGILYRNDFNRKIIDKLLRESGLAFTPLFLADPHIFISRNNPLALKERATLDDLAGLPRLTFDQGANNSFYFAEEILSTMSSKQEIRVSDRATIFNLMIGLHGYTISTGIISGQLDPEIVAIPLDVDERIEIGWIGHAAIPLTDQAQHYLRELRAVVAEFGVALLD from the coding sequence ATGCCCCAGCTTTCGAGCGGACTGACCCTGCAGCAGCTCCGCTATTTTATTGAAGTTGCCGCTGAGGGGTCGATCTCCGCGGCTGCCGATCTTCTCTACGTTGCGCAGCCGACAATGTCCGCAGCGATGAAGGATCTTGAGGCCCGGGTGGGCCGTGCTCTCCTGGTCCGCTCCGCCCGCGGGGTAACCCTCACCGCCGACGGGGTAGAGTTCCTCGGCTACGCGAGGCAGGTCGTGGAGCAGTTCGCTCTCCTCGAGCAGCGCTACCTTGGCAGGCCACCGAGGCGACGCCTGCTCGGGGTGTCAACGCAGCACTACTCGTTCGCGGTGGACGCCTTCGTCCGGATGGTCAAGGCCTCTGATGTGGCCGAATACGAGTTCTCGCTGCGTGAGTCCCGCACCTGGGACATCATCGAGGATGTCCGAACGCTGCGCAGCGAGATCGGCATCCTCTACCGGAACGATTTCAACCGGAAGATCATCGACAAGCTGCTCCGGGAATCCGGACTCGCGTTCACTCCGCTTTTCCTCGCCGATCCGCACATTTTCATTTCACGAAACAACCCGCTCGCCTTAAAAGAGCGTGCGACCCTCGATGATCTCGCCGGCTTGCCGCGGCTAACCTTCGATCAAGGTGCGAACAACTCTTTTTACTTCGCGGAGGAGATTCTCTCCACCATGTCCAGTAAGCAGGAGATCCGGGTCTCTGACCGTGCCACGATCTTCAACCTCATGATCGGGCTCCACGGCTACACGATCTCGACGGGCATCATCAGCGGGCAGCTCGACCCGGAGATCGTCGCCATCCCGCTCGACGTTGACGAACGCATCGAGATCGGCTGGATCGGCCACGCAGCGATTCCGCTCACCGACCAAGCGCAGCACTACCTCAGGGAATTGCGGGCCGTCGTCGCTGAGTTCGGCGTAGCGCTGCTCGACTGA
- a CDS encoding acyl-CoA dehydrogenase family protein — protein sequence MSNTESQSVRISSEPVQLQALEPMLEKVREAVGDVPALLAIAKEIGLTAPKPGEGNTAKLWELLASVTGVDVAAGRVLEPHLDAVAILEQAGNHNQPEGAWGVFAAEGPGLKLEAKRDNAGNYVLNGSKPWCSLAAQLDGAVITAHTEDNNRAAFAVHLKDPGVSCETPPWTSRGLQEIPSGTVHFDQVPATPIGGENWYFKRPGFAWGGMAVAACWLGGAVAVARDFKTALAKGADNGREPDQIALASLGEVDRIITSVTGYLAQAAERIDAGELDSGADTNGPSAWSEALRIRGTVAAAVERVQTVVTQNLGPAPLAFNETYGKRMADLSLYIRQHHAMRDDAQLGGLTLKGDRTW from the coding sequence ATGAGCAACACCGAATCCCAGTCCGTACGCATCAGTTCCGAGCCCGTTCAACTGCAGGCGCTCGAGCCCATGCTGGAAAAGGTGCGGGAAGCCGTGGGCGATGTCCCTGCACTGCTTGCCATCGCCAAGGAAATCGGGCTGACGGCCCCGAAGCCCGGCGAGGGAAACACCGCCAAGCTCTGGGAGCTCCTGGCATCAGTCACAGGCGTGGACGTGGCGGCCGGGCGGGTGCTTGAGCCTCACTTGGATGCCGTGGCGATTCTGGAGCAGGCCGGAAATCACAACCAGCCGGAGGGCGCCTGGGGTGTCTTCGCCGCCGAAGGCCCCGGCCTGAAGCTCGAGGCAAAACGCGACAACGCCGGGAATTACGTCCTCAACGGATCCAAACCGTGGTGCTCGCTCGCCGCCCAACTGGACGGTGCCGTGATCACAGCGCACACCGAGGACAACAACCGGGCCGCCTTCGCCGTGCACCTCAAAGACCCCGGAGTGTCCTGCGAAACACCGCCGTGGACCAGCCGCGGCCTCCAGGAAATTCCCAGCGGCACCGTCCACTTCGACCAAGTCCCCGCAACCCCTATTGGCGGAGAGAACTGGTATTTCAAGCGACCCGGCTTCGCGTGGGGAGGCATGGCCGTGGCCGCGTGCTGGCTGGGCGGAGCTGTCGCCGTGGCCCGTGACTTCAAGACCGCGCTGGCGAAGGGCGCCGACAACGGCAGGGAACCGGATCAAATCGCCCTCGCCTCCCTTGGCGAGGTGGACAGGATCATCACGTCCGTCACCGGGTACCTGGCCCAAGCGGCAGAGCGAATCGACGCCGGCGAACTGGACAGCGGCGCTGACACCAACGGCCCCAGCGCCTGGAGCGAAGCCCTGCGCATCCGCGGAACGGTAGCCGCCGCCGTCGAGCGTGTCCAAACAGTGGTGACGCAAAACCTCGGCCCCGCGCCGCTGGCGTTCAACGAAACGTACGGCAAGCGTATGGCAGACCTGTCCCTGTACATCCGGCAGCATCACGCCATGCGCGACGACGCCCAGCTGGGCGGGCTGACACTCAAGGGAGACCGGACATGGTGA
- a CDS encoding bifunctional SulP family inorganic anion transporter/carbonic anhydrase, with product MPQPNDSATVPTDSHSPPGKNPGNVAAKPSFLSNLGADLPASLVVFLVALPLSLGIAAASGAPVMAGLIAAAVGGIVAGSLGGSPLQVSGPAAGLTVVVAGLVDEFGWAVTCAITVGAGVVQLLMGVSRIGRAALAVSPVVVKAMLAGIGITIILQQLHVLLGGQAAGSAVENLTALPAAITNVELHSALLGLAVVAILMAWKYLPAAVRKVPGPLAAVVAVTALSVAVAPNVERISFSGSIFDAIALPSLPDGNWRAAGMAVITVALIASIESLLSAVAVDKMHGGARTNLNRELVGQGSANVVSGMLGGLPVTGVIVRSATNVEAGAASRTSAILHGVWVLVFSALFAGLIQLIPLSVLAGLLLVIGAKLIKVADIRTSLRTGELLVYSVTLVCVVVLNLLEGVMIGLALAALCVLWRVLRAQINAHAPAGSTLPWRVTIAGSCSFFALPRLNRVLHSIPEGQDAVVELNADYLDHAFREALVAWQKQHRNTGASVVLEEHGTTAFTDAEDNTPQRQDPREFPLPPRTSWLPAEAVTPAGDDDGGRLPLRSVLLGIDKYHRRHADKVRPLVQDLTEGQNPDTLFVACVDSRVNPNLITSSGPGDLLTLRNIGNVVCSDGRDASIDSTLSFAVKALSVDSIVICGHSNCGAMKAVIADAEGSAPALGAGFDSWLEHARPSYSALLAGHPVARATDADGYSRLDQLSMVNIALQLRKLEEHPVTGPALASGHVQATGLFYDICTARVVLVTPEGIEQLDPSMAVR from the coding sequence ATGCCGCAGCCCAACGATTCCGCAACCGTCCCCACTGACTCCCACAGCCCGCCGGGAAAGAACCCGGGCAATGTTGCAGCCAAGCCAAGCTTCCTCAGCAACCTCGGAGCGGACCTTCCCGCATCCCTCGTAGTCTTCCTCGTCGCACTCCCTCTTTCCCTGGGCATTGCCGCCGCCTCCGGAGCCCCCGTCATGGCCGGGCTCATCGCCGCAGCGGTCGGCGGCATCGTCGCAGGCAGCCTTGGTGGTTCCCCACTGCAGGTGAGCGGCCCCGCAGCCGGCCTGACCGTCGTCGTTGCCGGTCTCGTGGACGAATTCGGCTGGGCGGTGACATGCGCCATCACGGTCGGCGCCGGCGTCGTGCAGTTACTCATGGGTGTCAGCCGTATTGGCAGGGCCGCGCTGGCAGTGTCGCCCGTGGTGGTCAAGGCGATGCTCGCCGGCATCGGCATCACCATCATCCTGCAGCAACTCCACGTGCTGCTCGGCGGCCAAGCTGCTGGGTCCGCCGTCGAAAACCTAACGGCCCTGCCAGCGGCCATCACCAACGTGGAGCTGCACTCGGCGTTGCTGGGGCTTGCCGTTGTTGCCATCTTGATGGCCTGGAAGTACTTGCCGGCAGCGGTGCGAAAAGTGCCTGGCCCGCTGGCCGCCGTCGTCGCCGTCACTGCCCTGTCCGTGGCGGTGGCTCCAAACGTTGAGCGCATCAGTTTCAGCGGCTCCATCTTCGACGCCATCGCACTGCCAAGCCTGCCCGACGGCAACTGGCGCGCAGCGGGCATGGCCGTCATTACCGTGGCCCTGATCGCGAGCATCGAATCGCTCCTGTCAGCGGTCGCCGTCGACAAAATGCACGGCGGCGCGCGCACCAACCTCAACCGCGAACTGGTGGGCCAAGGCTCCGCCAACGTTGTCTCGGGCATGCTCGGTGGCCTCCCGGTGACCGGCGTGATCGTCCGCAGCGCCACCAATGTTGAAGCCGGGGCCGCGAGCCGCACCTCCGCCATCCTGCACGGCGTCTGGGTCCTCGTCTTCTCCGCCCTGTTCGCCGGGCTCATCCAACTCATTCCGCTGTCCGTGCTGGCCGGCCTCCTGCTGGTCATCGGCGCGAAGCTCATCAAAGTCGCCGACATCCGTACCAGCCTCCGCACCGGCGAGCTCCTGGTTTACAGCGTCACCCTGGTGTGCGTCGTGGTCCTCAACCTGCTCGAAGGCGTCATGATCGGCCTGGCCCTCGCCGCCCTGTGTGTGCTGTGGCGCGTTCTCCGGGCGCAGATCAATGCCCACGCGCCCGCCGGTTCGACCCTGCCGTGGCGCGTCACCATCGCCGGATCGTGCAGCTTCTTCGCCCTGCCCCGGCTCAACCGCGTCCTCCATTCCATACCCGAAGGCCAGGACGCCGTGGTGGAACTCAACGCCGATTACCTGGACCACGCCTTCCGCGAAGCGCTGGTGGCCTGGCAGAAGCAGCACCGCAACACCGGCGCCTCGGTGGTGCTGGAGGAACACGGAACCACCGCCTTCACCGATGCTGAGGACAACACTCCCCAGCGGCAGGATCCGCGTGAATTCCCGCTGCCGCCGCGCACGTCCTGGCTGCCTGCTGAGGCGGTCACCCCGGCAGGGGACGACGACGGCGGGCGGCTGCCGCTGCGGTCAGTCCTCCTGGGCATCGACAAGTACCACCGTCGCCACGCGGACAAGGTCAGGCCACTGGTTCAGGACCTCACCGAGGGACAGAACCCTGACACGCTGTTTGTTGCCTGCGTCGACTCACGGGTCAACCCCAACCTGATCACCAGCAGCGGACCGGGTGACCTCCTGACGCTCCGCAACATTGGCAACGTGGTGTGCAGCGACGGCCGGGATGCCTCCATTGATTCAACGCTGTCCTTCGCAGTCAAAGCGTTGTCCGTGGACTCGATCGTGATCTGCGGGCACTCCAATTGCGGTGCGATGAAAGCCGTCATTGCTGATGCTGAGGGTTCTGCACCTGCCCTGGGCGCGGGATTCGATTCCTGGCTGGAGCATGCGCGTCCCAGCTACTCGGCGTTGCTCGCCGGCCACCCTGTTGCCCGCGCTACCGACGCCGACGGCTACAGCCGGCTCGACCAACTGAGCATGGTGAACATTGCTCTGCAGCTCCGCAAATTGGAGGAGCACCCTGTCACCGGTCCAGCCCTGGCTTCCGGTCACGTGCAGGCCACGGGGTTGTTCTATGACATCTGCACCGCCCGGGTGGTGCTGGTGACGCCTGAGGGAATCGAGCAGCTGGATCCGAGCATGGCTGTCCGTTAG
- a CDS encoding ammonium transporter — MEISAQHVWLMLSSAMVLFMTPGLGLFYGGMTRAKAALNMIMMSFISAGIVGVVWVLWGYSMTTGDGFLGLFGNPFAHFGLQDLMGSPDLIKAGFAATFAIITVALISGAIADRAKFGAWALFVPIWVTVVYCPLAYMIWGGGLMSAGGALTEIFGQVIDFAGGAVVEVSSGTAAFVLALIVGKRHGFAKDPNHRPHNVPFIMIGAAILWFGWFGFNGGAATTVEQAGLIWVNTLVTPAAAMLSWLVVEKIRHGHPTSLGAASGVVAGLVAITPSCANISPLAALGLGLVAGAACAVFVDLKYKFGFDDSLDVVGVHFGAGVIGTLSLGFIALPVDGVGGGLLYGGGPQQLIAQTMAVLITIALSGLGTLVIGRAIHKTIGFRVAHEHEVTGVDLTQHAESAYEFGLTAHGHFRQQQAHLYSMLRRKPEPVSEDTQPNAKEDSFA, encoded by the coding sequence GTGGAGATCTCTGCGCAACACGTCTGGCTGATGTTGTCATCGGCAATGGTGCTATTCATGACCCCGGGCCTCGGCTTGTTCTACGGCGGCATGACCCGCGCCAAGGCAGCGCTCAACATGATCATGATGAGCTTCATCTCGGCGGGCATCGTGGGTGTCGTCTGGGTCCTGTGGGGCTACTCCATGACCACCGGCGACGGTTTCCTCGGCTTGTTCGGCAACCCGTTCGCGCACTTCGGGCTCCAGGACCTCATGGGCTCACCTGACCTCATCAAGGCAGGCTTCGCAGCAACGTTCGCCATCATCACCGTTGCCCTGATCAGCGGTGCGATCGCCGACCGCGCCAAGTTCGGCGCATGGGCACTGTTCGTGCCGATCTGGGTCACGGTGGTCTACTGCCCGCTGGCGTACATGATCTGGGGCGGTGGCCTGATGAGTGCAGGCGGCGCCCTCACTGAAATCTTCGGCCAGGTCATCGACTTCGCCGGTGGCGCAGTGGTTGAGGTCAGCTCCGGAACCGCCGCTTTCGTCCTCGCTTTGATCGTGGGAAAGCGTCACGGATTCGCCAAAGACCCCAACCACCGCCCGCACAACGTCCCGTTCATCATGATCGGCGCAGCCATTCTCTGGTTCGGCTGGTTCGGCTTCAACGGCGGTGCTGCCACCACGGTGGAGCAGGCAGGCCTCATCTGGGTCAACACCCTGGTCACCCCGGCCGCGGCTATGCTGAGCTGGCTCGTCGTAGAGAAGATCCGGCACGGACACCCGACTTCCCTTGGTGCGGCGTCCGGCGTAGTGGCCGGCCTCGTGGCGATCACCCCGTCCTGCGCCAACATCAGCCCGCTTGCCGCCCTGGGCTTGGGCCTCGTGGCCGGCGCCGCTTGCGCAGTGTTCGTTGACCTGAAATACAAGTTCGGCTTCGACGATTCCCTGGATGTTGTGGGCGTGCACTTCGGGGCCGGTGTCATAGGTACGTTGTCCTTGGGCTTCATCGCCCTGCCTGTGGACGGCGTTGGCGGCGGCCTCCTTTACGGTGGCGGTCCCCAGCAGCTCATTGCACAGACCATGGCCGTCCTGATCACCATTGCCCTCTCCGGCTTGGGCACCCTGGTCATCGGCCGGGCCATCCACAAGACCATCGGATTCCGCGTGGCCCACGAGCACGAAGTCACCGGTGTGGATCTCACCCAGCATGCCGAGTCCGCCTACGAGTTCGGCCTCACCGCGCACGGCCACTTCCGCCAGCAGCAGGCGCACCTGTACTCGATGCTGAGGCGGAAGCCAGAGCCCGTCTCCGAAGATACCCAGCCGAACGCCAAGGAAGACAGCTTCGCCTAA
- a CDS encoding glycosyltransferase family 2 protein — protein MTDLQTITSVIVVIPAHNEDRHIGKALAALKTAADALQRERPGTSVSIVVVLDCCTDRSADITAAYVSADPRFGAVDVKMRSTGASRDAGIRAALDRMPGDGTATTWLATTDADSAVPEHWLVRQVELANAGADAILGSVEPDPDDVDPAVLRRWLELHPFREDHPHIYGANLGIRASAYLAAGGFPKVRAHEDRVLVEQLRGQRFVVTATDTTRVVTSGRMQARAPEGFAAYLRTLGAELPAATG, from the coding sequence ATGACGGACCTTCAAACCATTACCAGCGTCATTGTGGTGATCCCGGCCCACAACGAGGACCGGCATATCGGCAAGGCCCTCGCGGCACTCAAGACAGCAGCGGACGCCTTGCAGCGGGAGCGACCGGGAACCAGCGTTTCCATCGTCGTGGTCCTGGACTGCTGCACGGACCGCTCCGCTGACATTACGGCAGCGTACGTTTCCGCCGACCCCCGTTTCGGCGCCGTGGACGTGAAAATGCGGAGTACCGGTGCCAGCCGCGACGCCGGCATCCGGGCCGCCTTGGACCGCATGCCCGGAGACGGAACAGCGACCACCTGGTTGGCGACCACCGATGCCGACTCCGCGGTCCCGGAACACTGGCTGGTGCGGCAAGTGGAGCTGGCCAACGCAGGAGCCGACGCCATCCTCGGCTCGGTTGAACCAGACCCCGACGACGTAGATCCGGCAGTACTGAGGCGCTGGCTGGAGCTACACCCGTTCCGCGAGGACCACCCCCACATCTATGGAGCCAACCTGGGCATCAGGGCTTCGGCGTATCTCGCGGCGGGCGGGTTCCCGAAGGTGCGGGCCCACGAAGACCGGGTCCTTGTGGAACAGCTCCGCGGCCAAAGATTCGTGGTCACCGCGACGGACACTACCAGGGTGGTGACCTCCGGGCGGATGCAGGCCCGCGCGCCGGAGGGTTTCGCGGCCTACCTTCGCACCTTGGGCGCGGAACTTCCGGCTGCGACGGGCTAA
- a CDS encoding PIG-L family deacetylase, whose product MVTFSHADTGTSEQQWAAAGVAALPELPLDTAELAALTFVVVAAHPDDETLGAGGFLARLHAAGAAIELVLCTAGEASHPDSQTTTPEQLAAVRLTEFDTAVSGLAPRATWRFLELPDGQLAANADRIEAAVRENTAGIQPENVVIVAPFRADGHTDHDTLGTVAADLAAQEGYGLLEYPIWYWLWAGTGDTAWNGWVRVPLSQEEQQAKAKAMRAHASQTEPLSGRPGDETLLSGTFLEHFERPWETFAWHPSQAGNNSAADAERIFDEVHRREEDPWSYTTSWYERRKRALTLAALPRESYESGLELGCSIGTLSEELARRCRTFLGVDASSAALAQAAERLATYPTAEVKHLIMPQEWPEGSFDLVVLSETGYYLSPEELTELLARIQASTTPGGTLLLCHWRHPISGWELDAESVHAMARTHLGWPTHGLYQEKDFMLEVFTAPDTSP is encoded by the coding sequence ATGGTGACGTTCTCGCACGCAGACACTGGTACGTCCGAGCAGCAATGGGCCGCGGCCGGGGTTGCTGCCCTCCCCGAATTACCGCTCGATACAGCCGAACTCGCGGCCCTGACCTTCGTGGTGGTGGCCGCGCATCCAGACGACGAAACGCTCGGCGCCGGCGGCTTTCTGGCCAGACTGCACGCGGCCGGGGCCGCGATCGAACTGGTCCTCTGCACCGCAGGCGAGGCATCGCATCCGGACTCGCAAACCACGACGCCGGAACAGCTTGCCGCTGTCAGGCTCACTGAATTCGACACGGCGGTGTCCGGGCTGGCACCCAGGGCGACCTGGCGGTTTCTGGAACTCCCGGATGGGCAATTGGCAGCAAACGCAGACCGCATAGAAGCGGCAGTTCGGGAGAACACCGCTGGGATACAGCCCGAAAACGTGGTCATCGTGGCCCCCTTTCGCGCCGACGGCCATACGGACCACGACACCCTTGGGACGGTCGCCGCGGACCTCGCAGCACAAGAAGGCTACGGACTTCTGGAATACCCCATTTGGTACTGGTTGTGGGCAGGAACTGGGGACACCGCCTGGAATGGTTGGGTACGCGTGCCCCTGAGCCAGGAAGAACAGCAAGCCAAGGCCAAAGCGATGCGCGCCCACGCCTCGCAAACGGAACCGCTGTCAGGGCGACCGGGCGATGAGACGCTGCTTTCCGGGACGTTCCTGGAGCACTTCGAACGGCCATGGGAAACGTTCGCCTGGCACCCCTCCCAGGCCGGCAACAACAGCGCCGCGGACGCCGAGCGGATCTTCGACGAGGTCCACCGCCGCGAAGAGGACCCTTGGAGCTACACCACCAGCTGGTACGAGCGCCGCAAACGGGCACTGACCCTGGCTGCCTTGCCCCGTGAAAGCTACGAGTCCGGATTGGAACTGGGCTGCTCCATCGGCACCCTCAGCGAAGAACTCGCCCGGCGTTGCCGGACATTCCTGGGAGTGGACGCCAGCAGTGCAGCCTTGGCCCAGGCAGCGGAGCGCCTCGCGACGTACCCGACAGCGGAGGTCAAACACCTGATTATGCCCCAGGAGTGGCCGGAGGGCTCGTTTGATCTGGTGGTCCTGTCAGAGACCGGCTACTACTTGTCACCGGAAGAACTCACCGAGCTCCTGGCTCGGATCCAGGCCTCCACCACGCCCGGCGGAACACTGCTTCTGTGCCATTGGCGGCATCCGATTTCCGGCTGGGAGTTGGACGCCGAGTCGGTGCATGCCATGGCCCGCACCCACCTCGGCTGGCCAACCCACGGGCTCTATCAGGAGAAGGACTTCATGCTGGAAGTCTTCACAGCACCGGACACTTCGCCATGA